A section of the Cottoperca gobio chromosome 17, fCotGob3.1, whole genome shotgun sequence genome encodes:
- the LOC115022870 gene encoding leucine rich adaptor protein 1-like, whose amino-acid sequence MAEETPNDSFPDLKEVENKVGRKTPESLLIWMRDAADCEDGWRSDVVDRGDRSSALSDSFSDKISHLKQDMRWLRSADVKILRQLVAVHEGIEAMRWLMEERVAFASHGSSLTGSLSSLVTVEEHEPSMSPYRESPTQDLTDTSGEESADHPPHPDDGDSNQQSYFDRQIPKSTEARYPSPSTSKFEVSRSTPGRHNRASSSSANSMVSAKLQRSQPQDIKTGADAIRRALLRSNRAKREVKADNGIFSLTKQSGETPTEHQTQETFRASQNSTIEEEESAPNRETALLGYDAQWCWVESQDDVTFL is encoded by the exons ATGGCAGAGGAAACCCCCAACGATTCCTTCCCAGATCTAAAAGAAGTGGAAAATAAGGTTGGCAGGAAAACACCGGAAAGTCTTCTGATCTGGATGAGGGATGCTGCGGACTGCGAAGACGGTTGGAGGTCTGATGTGGTGGACAGGGGAGACCGCAGCTCTGCCCTCAGCGATAGCTTTTCTGACAAAATAAGCCACTTGAAACAAGACATG AGGTGGCTGCGTTCTGCCGATGTGAAGATTCTGCGCCAGCTGGTGGCCGTGCACGAGGGTATCGAGGCCATGCGTTGGCTAATGGAGGAGCGGGTCGCCTTCGCCAGCCATGGCAGCAGCTTGACAGGAAGCCTGAGCAGCCTGGTGACTGTGGAGGAGCACGAGCCCTCGATGTCCCCctacag AGAAAGTCCAACTCAGGATTTGACTGATACCTCTGGTGAGGAATCAGCAGATCACCCACCACACCCTGATGATGGTGATTCAAACCAACAGAGCTACTTTGACAGGCAGATCCCCAAGTCTACTGAAGCAAGATATCCCAGTCCTTCAACCTCCAAGTTTGAAGTCAGTCGTTCCACACCTGGCAGGCACAATCGAGCATCATCTAGTTCTGCCAACAGTATGGTTAGTGCCAAATTACAAAGGTCACAACCACAAGACATCAAAACCGGTGCGGACGCCATCAGAAGAGCTCTCCTCAGATCTAACAGGGCAAAGAGAGAAGTGAAAGCAGATAATGGTATCTTTTCCCTCACTAAACAGTCCGGAGAGACACCGACAGAGCACCAAACTCAGGAGACTTTCAGAGCCTCTCAGAACAGTACgattgaagaggaagagagtgcGCCCAATAGAGAGACGGCGTTGTTGGGCTATGATGCTCAGTGGTGCTGGGTGGAGTCACAGGACGATGTGACATTTCTGTGA